A genomic window from Bacteroidales bacterium includes:
- a CDS encoding SpoIIE family protein phosphatase, with product MKEKELSREKLLEQRRELMASLKYASFIQRAVLPDQKLMENMLKDFFIFHQPRDIVSGDFYYCARKEDYIVVASGDCTGHGVPGALMSIMGISFLNEILSIRGPIRSSRILNLLRERVMKALHQRGYELENKDAIDISLCVFHPRTGELQFSGANNPLYHIRNRVLTEIKADKMPVGIDAIEENSFTNHVLQLKTGDIVYLFSDGYPDQFGGPENKKFKYGPFRELLIGISDRDMEEQKKELDIVMKKWKGDEPQVDDILIIGIRFK from the coding sequence GTGAAAGAAAAAGAACTCTCAAGAGAAAAACTGCTGGAACAACGTAGGGAGCTGATGGCCAGTCTGAAATATGCCAGCTTCATACAGAGGGCCGTGCTTCCTGACCAGAAGCTCATGGAGAATATGCTCAAGGACTTTTTTATTTTCCATCAGCCCCGGGATATTGTCAGTGGTGATTTTTACTACTGCGCCCGAAAAGAGGATTATATTGTGGTAGCTTCAGGCGACTGCACCGGGCATGGCGTACCGGGTGCACTGATGAGCATCATGGGAATTTCATTTCTCAATGAGATCCTCAGTATCAGAGGGCCCATCCGTTCCAGCAGGATCCTGAACCTGTTGCGGGAAAGAGTGATGAAAGCCCTGCACCAGCGTGGATATGAACTGGAAAACAAAGATGCCATAGACATATCACTCTGTGTGTTCCACCCCAGAACAGGCGAATTACAGTTTTCAGGCGCCAACAACCCTCTCTATCATATACGCAACAGGGTACTGACTGAAATCAAAGCCGATAAAATGCCGGTTGGCATCGATGCCATAGAAGAAAACTCATTTACAAATCATGTACTGCAACTTAAAACGGGCGACATCGTATACCTATTCTCAGATGGTTATCCGGATCAGTTTGGCGGGCCTGAGAATAAGAAATTCAAATATGGCCCGTTTAGAGAATTGCTGATCGGGATTTCGGACCGGGACATGGAGGAGCAGAAAAAGGAGCTGGACATCGTCATGAAGAAATGGAAAGGCGACGAACCCCAGGTAGACGATATATTGATCATCGGAATCAGATTTAAATAA
- a CDS encoding AAA family ATPase → MQLTAFRIQNFRSIVDTGWHALAHDNITSLIGQNESGKTSILEALKAFHDGRLIEDMLRSDLSLPVVSCKFRFQYADIENRIEKRKLNPEIRKLMGTVTSISLSRRWEDDMDSHMEMGDELQEVYNESMDKFRQREIKVMKNLEHLNQDIDAATKKLDKAKEEAEWTSGKMETVRLRINEIRRNIRKFPSRERKAELRKELELEEEMFRKLKETLEQKLIKKEEKGDILEALDEKREVSRKLEQIQEQIDEKMEGLGQVQEQLKQLLQMTGMYLTEKEQRAAEIREEIFRTDIEKLKGEISGLQEEHSIQLLCLEFVFEGMSIEPASVAAQKELESMKAFYSSRELAEEIFKIVPDFEMFEDFSSLLPNRIDLEDIIRANKRAEGYKAAINFLTITGLEYSFFQQPSSRILKQKIENLNGELTLNFQDFWRQNVGKNNKININFELSHYDHANPEKSGKPFIEFWIKDESERLYPKQRSRGVRWFLSFFLELKATAMDKSKHDKVLLIDEPAVSLHARAQEDVLKVFDDIRERIQIIYTTHSPHLIDVNKLYRILAVQRAIEDDMKSETVVYSARSLKSATADTLSPIYSTMGARLNQQEIIKSFNNVIVKDLATYYFLKALVALTGFGKECYFLPASGAESIPMMVNILMGWGIDYVILNFGNAEERLVHEKLMKEQYDNKIDLAGKQMLFLEDYPDTEDLFSTIDFKKYVVKVREGITVKNSEYLIDSNFSRALLASNLLQEVNNGKVSFSMLDDESRDNLNTFIQQLSAILK, encoded by the coding sequence ATGCAATTAACTGCTTTCAGGATTCAGAACTTCAGATCTATTGTGGATACCGGCTGGCATGCTCTGGCCCATGATAACATCACCAGTCTGATCGGCCAGAACGAATCCGGGAAAACTTCTATTCTGGAAGCACTCAAGGCATTCCATGACGGAAGGCTGATTGAGGATATGCTCAGAAGCGACCTCTCCCTGCCCGTGGTTTCCTGCAAATTCAGATTTCAGTATGCCGATATTGAAAACCGCATCGAGAAAAGAAAACTGAATCCGGAAATCCGGAAATTAATGGGAACTGTGACAAGCATCTCCCTAAGCAGAAGATGGGAGGATGACATGGATTCCCATATGGAGATGGGAGATGAATTACAGGAAGTGTATAACGAATCCATGGACAAGTTCAGACAGCGGGAAATAAAGGTTATGAAAAACCTGGAGCATCTGAACCAGGATATCGATGCCGCCACAAAAAAACTGGACAAAGCGAAGGAAGAGGCCGAATGGACATCCGGGAAAATGGAAACTGTAAGGCTCCGGATAAACGAGATCAGGCGAAACATCCGGAAGTTTCCCTCCAGGGAGCGAAAAGCGGAGTTACGGAAGGAGCTGGAACTGGAAGAAGAAATGTTTCGCAAGCTGAAGGAGACCCTGGAGCAGAAGCTTATCAAAAAAGAGGAGAAGGGTGACATCCTGGAAGCCCTGGATGAAAAAAGAGAAGTCAGCAGAAAACTGGAGCAGATTCAGGAGCAGATCGACGAGAAAATGGAGGGGCTGGGCCAGGTGCAGGAGCAACTGAAGCAGCTGCTTCAAATGACCGGAATGTACCTCACTGAAAAAGAGCAGCGGGCCGCTGAGATCAGGGAAGAGATCTTCCGGACCGACATCGAGAAGCTGAAAGGGGAAATATCGGGGCTGCAGGAGGAACACAGCATTCAGTTACTCTGCCTGGAATTTGTCTTCGAGGGCATGTCCATTGAACCCGCGTCTGTCGCGGCGCAGAAGGAGCTTGAATCCATGAAGGCATTTTACAGTTCCAGAGAGCTTGCCGAAGAAATTTTCAAAATAGTCCCTGATTTCGAAATGTTTGAAGATTTCAGCTCCCTTCTTCCCAACCGCATAGACCTGGAGGACATAATCAGGGCCAACAAACGTGCCGAAGGATATAAAGCCGCAATCAACTTCCTGACGATCACCGGACTGGAGTACTCCTTTTTCCAACAACCTTCCAGCAGGATCCTGAAACAGAAAATTGAGAACCTGAATGGGGAACTCACCCTGAATTTCCAGGATTTCTGGAGGCAGAATGTAGGGAAAAACAACAAGATCAATATTAATTTTGAGCTCTCACATTACGACCATGCCAATCCGGAGAAAAGCGGAAAGCCCTTTATTGAATTCTGGATCAAGGACGAAAGCGAACGGCTCTATCCCAAGCAGCGAAGCCGGGGGGTAAGGTGGTTTCTCTCCTTTTTCCTGGAACTGAAGGCCACGGCCATGGATAAAAGCAAGCATGATAAAGTCCTGCTAATCGATGAACCGGCAGTAAGCCTGCATGCAAGGGCCCAGGAAGATGTGCTTAAAGTCTTTGATGATATCAGGGAGCGGATCCAGATCATTTATACCACTCACTCCCCCCACCTGATAGATGTAAACAAATTATACCGAATCCTGGCTGTTCAGCGCGCCATTGAAGACGATATGAAGAGCGAAACGGTGGTTTACAGTGCGAGATCCCTCAAGTCGGCTACCGCCGATACCCTCTCTCCCATTTACTCGACCATGGGAGCAAGACTGAACCAGCAGGAGATTATCAAATCCTTCAACAATGTCATTGTGAAGGACCTGGCTACCTACTATTTCCTGAAAGCTTTGGTGGCCCTTACCGGCTTCGGCAAGGAATGCTATTTCCTTCCTGCTTCAGGGGCGGAGAGCATTCCCATGATGGTCAATATTCTGATGGGATGGGGGATTGATTATGTGATCCTTAATTTCGGGAATGCGGAAGAGAGGCTGGTGCATGAAAAACTGATGAAAGAGCAGTATGATAATAAGATCGATCTGGCCGGCAAACAGATGTTGTTTCTGGAGGACTATCCCGATACAGAGGACCTGTTCTCCACCATAGATTTTAAAAAATACGTGGTAAAAGTGAGAGAGGGAATCACGGTTAAAAATTCAGAATACCTCATAGACAGCAACTTCTCCAGAGCACTTCTTGCCTCAAACCTCCTGCAGGAAGTGAACAACGGGAAAGTGAGTTTCAGCATGCTTGATGACGAGTCGCGCGATAATCTCAATACCTTTATTCAGCAGCTTTCTGCCATTCTTAAATAA
- a CDS encoding gamma-glutamyl-gamma-aminobutyrate hydrolase family protein (Members of this family of hydrolases with an active site Cys residue belong to MEROPS family C26.), translating into MNFRLSFPILILILSTSLFSAGQDTLLLFHPTVYNLEVIQKLMEEELFPLEGYHVLGVYHPGETYDYRKTKDYIDQKQTGLFSIRQIKGELGAEHLFRKNSASEEFRELFKCSEGALFMGGPDIPPSVYGEKVHLLTAVTDPFRHYLELSYLFHLLGGTQDREWVPYLEQKPGYLINGICLGMQTLHVATGGTLIQDIPTELYGIWNAEDLLSLPPDQMHRNYQDYLNTDCADPTSYHFHKVTLSKGETLSRGIGFRSGTLPLVLSSHHQAIEKLGPDWMVTATSMDGRIIEGIRHRKYPHVLGIQFHPEKPGLFDPSIHHPSGCHSTINFQEAIANSDSYKFHVAFWNYLGRVLQKNRE; encoded by the coding sequence ATGAACTTCCGCCTGAGTTTCCCCATTCTGATCCTGATTTTAAGTACCTCCCTCTTCTCTGCAGGCCAGGATACCCTTCTTCTGTTTCATCCGACCGTGTACAACCTGGAAGTGATACAGAAGCTTATGGAGGAAGAGCTCTTCCCTCTGGAAGGCTACCATGTATTGGGAGTATATCACCCCGGCGAGACCTATGATTACAGGAAGACCAAAGACTACATCGATCAGAAGCAGACAGGCCTTTTCAGCATCAGGCAGATCAAAGGCGAACTGGGAGCGGAACACCTGTTCCGGAAAAATTCTGCGAGTGAAGAGTTCAGGGAGCTTTTTAAATGTTCCGAGGGTGCTCTCTTTATGGGAGGACCCGATATTCCGCCTTCCGTCTATGGAGAGAAGGTCCACCTGCTCACCGCTGTCACCGATCCCTTCAGGCATTACCTCGAACTATCCTACCTGTTCCACCTGCTCGGAGGCACTCAGGACCGGGAATGGGTCCCTTACCTGGAACAAAAGCCCGGCTACCTGATTAATGGGATATGCCTGGGAATGCAAACCCTGCATGTGGCCACCGGAGGAACCCTGATTCAGGACATACCCACAGAGCTTTACGGAATATGGAATGCCGAGGATCTCCTGTCGCTGCCCCCTGATCAGATGCACCGCAACTACCAGGATTATCTGAATACAGATTGCGCAGACCCAACTTCCTATCATTTTCACAAAGTGACTCTGAGCAAAGGTGAGACCCTCAGCCGGGGAATTGGCTTCCGGTCCGGCACTTTGCCCCTGGTTCTCAGTTCCCATCATCAGGCCATAGAAAAACTGGGACCAGACTGGATGGTAACGGCCACTTCCATGGATGGAAGAATTATTGAAGGCATCCGGCACCGCAAGTATCCCCATGTACTGGGAATACAGTTTCACCCGGAGAAACCAGGGCTGTTCGATCCTTCGATTCATCACCCATCGGGATGTCATAGTACCATCAATTTCCAGGAGGCCATCGCTAACAGTGATTCCTACAAATTCCATGTGGCATTCTGGAACTATCTGGGAAGAGTCTTGCAGAAAAACAGGGAATAA
- a CDS encoding DUF1987 domain-containing protein — translation MDKLEFQPTPRTPYVLLDPKGRIKFKGRSIPEDVSLFYEDILDWIIAFASLPPGFTEVDIELEYLNSGTSKYMLRLLKKLKEVDNDGYDLKINWVYEEGDDDILERGEYYSSILDLKINFIEIE, via the coding sequence ATGGATAAACTAGAGTTTCAGCCTACTCCGAGAACACCTTATGTTTTGCTGGACCCCAAAGGAAGGATAAAATTTAAGGGTCGGTCCATCCCGGAAGATGTCTCTCTCTTTTACGAGGACATCCTTGACTGGATTATCGCTTTTGCTTCTTTACCCCCTGGATTCACCGAAGTTGATATTGAACTGGAATACCTGAACAGTGGAACTTCCAAGTATATGCTGCGATTGCTCAAAAAGCTCAAAGAGGTTGATAATGACGGTTATGATCTGAAAATCAATTGGGTTTATGAGGAGGGTGATGATGATATCCTGGAGCGCGGGGAGTATTATTCCTCCATCCTGGATTTAAAAATCAACTTCATTGAAATTGAGTAG
- the tsaD gene encoding tRNA (adenosine(37)-N6)-threonylcarbamoyltransferase complex transferase subunit TsaD: MTGTVILGIESSCDDTSAAVIRDRQLLSNVIAGQEVHRKYGGVVPELASRAHQQNIVPVVDRALKEAGVARSEIDALAFTRGPGLLGSLLVGTSFAKGFTAALGIPMIEVNHLQAHMLVHFIQSQWQAAAAPRFPFISLLVSGGHTQLVVVRDYHSMEIIGRTIDDAAGEAFDKCAKLLGLPYPGGPHIDRLARQGDAFRYTFNKPRIRGYDYSFSGLKTSFLYKLRDSLKENPGFIDENKADLAASLQHTIIDILLQKLRLAMKKTGINQVALAGGVSANSGLRLAMETEAEKQGWQVFIPPLSFTTDNAAMIAITGYYRYKKGFFTNDDIAPLARMYF, from the coding sequence GTGACGGGCACTGTTATTCTGGGGATTGAATCTTCCTGCGATGATACTTCTGCTGCTGTAATCAGGGATCGGCAACTACTTTCCAATGTAATTGCCGGGCAGGAGGTACACCGGAAATATGGAGGAGTGGTGCCCGAGCTGGCCTCCAGGGCACATCAGCAGAATATCGTTCCAGTAGTCGACCGGGCATTGAAGGAAGCCGGTGTTGCACGGAGCGAGATCGATGCCCTGGCCTTTACCAGGGGGCCGGGACTCCTGGGATCGTTGCTCGTGGGGACCTCTTTTGCCAAGGGTTTTACTGCGGCTCTGGGTATACCCATGATCGAGGTGAATCATCTTCAGGCACATATGCTGGTTCATTTTATTCAATCGCAGTGGCAGGCTGCAGCGGCTCCTCGTTTTCCTTTCATCTCTCTTCTGGTATCAGGGGGGCATACCCAGCTGGTCGTGGTCAGGGATTACCACAGCATGGAGATCATCGGGCGTACCATAGATGATGCGGCGGGGGAGGCCTTTGACAAATGTGCAAAGCTTCTGGGTCTGCCCTATCCGGGAGGGCCACATATAGACCGGCTGGCCAGGCAGGGAGATGCGTTCAGGTACACCTTCAACAAACCCCGGATCCGGGGATATGATTACTCTTTCTCCGGTTTGAAAACCTCCTTTTTATATAAACTCAGGGATTCTCTGAAAGAAAATCCAGGGTTTATCGATGAGAACAAGGCCGATCTTGCAGCCTCCCTCCAACATACCATTATCGATATTTTACTCCAGAAGCTTCGCCTTGCCATGAAGAAGACCGGGATCAATCAGGTGGCCCTGGCCGGTGGAGTTTCTGCCAATTCGGGACTGCGTCTTGCCATGGAGACGGAGGCAGAAAAACAGGGTTGGCAGGTGTTTATTCCACCTTTGAGTTTTACCACAGACAATGCAGCCATGATTGCCATTACCGGGTATTACCGTTACAAGAAGGGATTTTTCACCAACGATGATATTGCTCCCCTGGCCAGAATGTATTTCTGA